In Leuconostoc kimchii IMSNU 11154, one genomic interval encodes:
- a CDS encoding ATP-dependent RecD-like DNA helicase: protein MTYQEQQLEKITGTLQNVIFASSDSYFKILSVQIDDSTLENWDETEIIATGTFADVQEGSVYAFYGSVVRHPKYGQQFKVTRYENELPPDENGLIKYFTSGQFSGIGKKTATKIVEHLGLNAVNLILDDVHVLDGIVKEPTAKKLMRSLQLNLGLERLFQVGSQFGMGADMAGRLYDQYGSEAETILNQDPYRLVFEFDGMSFRMADMIGQKIGINRTNERRVQAAVYATITTMSYQYGHTYLTREKLIQSSVKLIRDFNAEVIVSQAIDHLLADKILVEEDQCLYAATLYLSEIQTANDLNRLLDASLPFKLSEQAIDDAFITPGQLVLDKTQIAAVKAGLNAQVFLLTGGPGTGKTTIVRAVVATWHKLLQAQAKYADNTTDFLKSYAVKMASPTGRAAKRMTEVTGYDATTIHRLLGISDLDEPEFNADNPITGGLLVVDEASMLDIELTAKLLAAIPNGMKLMIVGDSDQLPSVGPGNVLADLVDSGKIAHIELDTIYRQGRGSSITTLAQHIKRGELPTDFMENQQDRSTFMVSHDQTDQAIKQVVQAAVKKGYTQDDLQILTPIYKTTSGVNALNTMAQELFNPAKPAQKSLQFGTTIFRKGDKILQLENDSERDIYNGDMGKIIAVQYKNDKSNNDHEDRLIVDFDGKEMSYPKKDLNQLTLAYATTVHKAQGNEFKVVVMALTTRFGLMLNRNLLYTGITRAKEALILVGEYEAFLHAAQTPVPMRSTRLKARLQNQVVVSSQVSVNSPNVEPKAARNHLTVEMIQSNDISPLIGLNGITPYDFMPS from the coding sequence ATGACATATCAAGAACAACAATTAGAAAAAATCACTGGTACGTTACAAAATGTTATTTTTGCATCGTCAGATTCTTATTTTAAAATATTATCGGTTCAAATTGACGATTCAACGCTCGAAAATTGGGATGAAACGGAAATTATTGCAACAGGTACGTTTGCTGATGTACAAGAAGGCAGTGTTTATGCTTTTTATGGTTCGGTTGTTCGGCATCCAAAGTATGGGCAACAGTTTAAAGTCACGCGTTATGAAAATGAGTTACCGCCTGATGAAAATGGTCTAATTAAGTATTTTACGAGTGGCCAATTTTCTGGTATTGGTAAGAAAACAGCAACTAAAATTGTTGAGCATCTGGGCTTGAATGCTGTTAACCTTATTTTAGACGATGTACACGTGTTGGATGGTATTGTTAAAGAGCCCACGGCCAAGAAATTAATGCGAAGTCTACAATTGAATTTAGGACTAGAGCGATTATTTCAAGTTGGTAGCCAGTTCGGCATGGGTGCAGATATGGCAGGTCGTTTATACGATCAGTATGGTAGTGAAGCAGAAACAATTTTGAATCAAGATCCTTATCGCCTTGTGTTTGAGTTTGATGGCATGTCATTTAGAATGGCAGATATGATTGGTCAAAAAATTGGTATTAATCGTACAAATGAACGGCGTGTGCAGGCTGCAGTTTACGCTACAATAACAACAATGAGCTATCAGTATGGTCATACTTATCTTACACGTGAAAAACTGATACAATCAAGTGTCAAGTTAATTCGAGATTTCAATGCTGAAGTGATTGTGTCACAAGCTATTGATCACTTGTTGGCAGATAAAATCTTGGTAGAAGAAGATCAATGCCTTTATGCTGCTACGCTATATCTTTCGGAAATTCAAACTGCTAATGATTTGAATCGCTTGTTAGATGCTAGTTTACCATTTAAATTGTCAGAGCAGGCTATTGATGATGCATTTATAACACCTGGGCAACTCGTATTAGATAAGACGCAGATTGCTGCAGTTAAAGCTGGATTAAATGCGCAAGTTTTCCTATTGACTGGTGGTCCAGGCACTGGTAAGACAACAATTGTACGCGCTGTTGTTGCGACTTGGCATAAATTGTTGCAAGCGCAAGCAAAATATGCTGATAATACAACAGACTTTTTAAAGTCCTATGCTGTAAAAATGGCATCACCAACAGGGCGCGCCGCCAAGCGTATGACGGAAGTCACAGGTTACGACGCGACCACGATTCACCGGTTGCTCGGAATATCAGATTTAGATGAACCAGAATTTAATGCCGATAATCCTATTACAGGCGGCTTACTGGTCGTTGATGAAGCTTCAATGCTTGATATTGAATTAACAGCGAAATTACTAGCGGCTATACCAAATGGCATGAAACTCATGATAGTTGGTGACTCAGACCAACTACCTTCAGTTGGTCCAGGGAACGTCTTAGCTGATCTTGTGGATAGTGGTAAAATAGCGCATATTGAGCTTGATACCATTTATCGTCAGGGCAGGGGCAGCAGTATTACAACACTAGCCCAACATATTAAGCGTGGTGAATTACCAACAGATTTCATGGAAAACCAGCAAGATCGATCAACTTTTATGGTGTCACATGACCAAACTGATCAAGCGATTAAACAAGTCGTTCAAGCAGCCGTTAAAAAGGGTTATACGCAGGATGATCTACAAATATTGACACCTATTTACAAGACAACATCAGGTGTTAATGCACTTAATACCATGGCTCAAGAACTTTTCAACCCAGCTAAGCCAGCCCAAAAATCACTCCAATTTGGGACAACGATTTTTCGCAAGGGTGATAAAATATTACAATTAGAAAATGATAGTGAGCGTGATATTTATAATGGTGATATGGGTAAAATTATTGCTGTCCAATATAAAAATGATAAAAGCAACAATGATCATGAAGATCGTCTAATTGTAGATTTTGATGGGAAAGAGATGAGTTACCCAAAAAAGGATCTTAATCAATTAACTTTGGCGTATGCCACGACCGTTCATAAAGCCCAAGGTAATGAATTTAAAGTCGTTGTTATGGCCTTAACTACTAGATTTGGACTGATGCTTAATCGTAATTTATTATACACTGGTATCACTCGGGCTAAAGAGGCTTTGATTTTAGTTGGCGAATATGAAGCGTTTCTTCATGCCGCGCAAACGCCTGTGCCGATGCGTTCAACAAGATTAAAGGCACGATTACAAAATCAAGTGGTTGTGTCATCTCAAGTAAGTGTTAATAGCCCGAATGTCGAACCCAAAGCAGCTAGGAATCATTTAACAGTTGAAATGATTCAATCAAATGATATTTCACCATTGATTGGTTTAAATGGCATCACGCCTTACGATTTTATGCCAAGTTAA
- a CDS encoding histidine phosphatase family protein has protein sequence MTKFYFVRHGQTEWNLERRFQGGQGDSNLLPSSYSDMKKVGGFLKHVTFTHIYASPLRRARTTAVNIARSLNYRGQLSLRSNIAEVGLGDWEGELMVNVQAQYPEAYHNFREDLDQFEGKEFHGEGYTKATERFGRFIKNIAQQYPDGNILIVSHGLALSFGINGLLEQPRKAIRERGGLSNTSTTILSTADGQHFTVEDWNNTTYLGKKQRQSMTI, from the coding sequence ATGACTAAATTTTATTTTGTAAGGCATGGACAAACTGAATGGAATCTTGAACGTCGTTTTCAAGGTGGTCAAGGAGATTCCAATTTATTACCATCAAGTTATTCTGATATGAAAAAAGTAGGTGGCTTTTTAAAACATGTCACCTTCACACACATATATGCTTCGCCGTTAAGACGTGCGCGAACGACAGCTGTCAATATTGCTCGATCCTTAAATTATCGTGGACAACTATCACTGCGCTCAAATATCGCTGAAGTTGGTTTAGGTGATTGGGAAGGCGAGTTAATGGTTAATGTACAAGCTCAGTATCCTGAAGCATATCATAACTTTCGGGAAGATTTAGATCAGTTTGAGGGCAAAGAATTTCATGGTGAAGGATACACTAAGGCGACAGAGCGGTTCGGACGTTTTATTAAAAATATAGCCCAACAATATCCAGACGGTAACATCCTTATTGTTTCTCACGGATTAGCCTTATCGTTTGGTATCAACGGCTTGCTTGAACAACCACGAAAAGCCATTAGGGAACGTGGCGGTTTGAGTAATACCTCAACAACTATTTTGTCAACCGCAGATGGTCAGCATTTTACAGTTGAAGACTGGAATAATACAACTTATTTAGGCAAAAAACAAAGGCAGTCAATGACTATTTAA
- a CDS encoding cysteine desulfurase, whose product MAFNQKVTVAGDATYKISNQIKKYTLGDLGFVTNNAGVYILHRALEPEKSLANSIQLKVSVNQDLTGFKLSTVSAGDVVRVDIFKNSHANDMVKLYHFFIDELVARGVLEKMSYD is encoded by the coding sequence ATGGCTTTCAATCAAAAAGTAACAGTAGCAGGGGATGCTACTTATAAAATCAGCAACCAAATTAAAAAATACACACTAGGCGACTTGGGATTTGTCACAAATAATGCAGGCGTATATATTTTACATCGTGCATTAGAACCAGAAAAGTCTCTGGCAAATTCAATTCAATTAAAAGTTTCAGTGAATCAGGATCTCACAGGGTTTAAATTAAGCACGGTATCTGCTGGAGACGTTGTGCGTGTTGATATTTTCAAAAATAGTCATGCTAACGACATGGTTAAATTGTATCATTTTTTTATCGATGAATTGGTAGCGCGGGGTGTGCTAGAAAAGATGTCATATGACTAA
- a CDS encoding BMP family lipoprotein, translating into MNQSTKIIAAIAAIVVVGGGIYAATSQKSHTTIDAGNKAKLGLVLDVGGVDDHSFNQSAWEGAKHYAKSNQLKAGQNAPVTYFSATDHSDLDQNFNLATKNKKYTIVYGIGYSLNQSIAKSAKLNPKQKFVLVDDIVTNRKNVASVMFRSEQSSYLAGVAAATKAKANGEKKLGFIGGIHGNIIDAFDAGFEAGVKATDPELTIEKQYANSFTDSAKGKTITATMYASGIKTIFAAAGFVGNGAFSEAKAENSKLTADSKERLYIIGVDRDQKSDGAYTSKDGKKETSTLASSITSVGDGVKNIADTYNKDKSFPGGKTIAYGLKENGVYLTDSELTAPEKSAVEKAQKAIIDGKIKVPNHPEGSQFDQKF; encoded by the coding sequence ATGAATCAATCAACAAAAATTATCGCCGCCATTGCCGCTATTGTAGTCGTTGGTGGTGGCATTTATGCGGCCACGTCACAAAAGTCGCATACGACAATAGATGCAGGGAACAAAGCTAAATTAGGACTTGTTTTAGATGTTGGTGGTGTAGATGACCACTCATTTAACCAATCAGCGTGGGAAGGGGCCAAGCATTACGCTAAAAGTAATCAACTAAAAGCAGGGCAAAATGCACCCGTTACCTACTTCAGTGCAACTGATCATTCAGATCTTGATCAAAACTTTAATTTAGCAACAAAAAATAAAAAATATACCATTGTTTATGGCATTGGCTATTCGTTGAATCAGTCAATTGCAAAGTCTGCAAAGCTAAATCCAAAACAAAAATTTGTGTTGGTTGATGACATTGTCACGAATCGTAAGAATGTTGCATCAGTGATGTTCCGTTCGGAACAATCATCATATTTAGCTGGGGTCGCTGCGGCTACCAAAGCTAAGGCAAATGGTGAGAAAAAGCTCGGCTTTATCGGCGGTATACATGGTAATATTATTGATGCTTTTGATGCTGGCTTTGAAGCTGGTGTTAAAGCAACTGATCCAGAACTCACGATTGAAAAGCAATATGCTAATTCTTTCACTGATTCAGCTAAAGGGAAGACGATTACCGCAACAATGTATGCTTCAGGCATTAAAACAATTTTTGCTGCTGCAGGTTTTGTTGGTAATGGGGCGTTTTCTGAGGCCAAGGCTGAAAATTCAAAATTGACAGCCGACTCGAAAGAGCGTTTGTATATCATTGGTGTTGATCGTGATCAAAAGTCTGATGGTGCATACACATCAAAAGACGGTAAAAAAGAAACGTCAACATTGGCTTCTTCAATCACATCAGTTGGTGATGGTGTTAAAAATATTGCTGATACCTACAATAAAGACAAGTCATTCCCTGGTGGTAAAACAATTGCTTATGGATTAAAAGAAAACGGTGTATATTTGACAGATTCAGAATTAACGGCACCAGAAAAGTCTGCTGTTGAGAAGGCGCAAAAAGCCATTATTGATGGCAAAATTAAAGTGCCGAATCATCCAGAGGGTTCACAATTTGACCAAAAATTTTAA
- a CDS encoding RsmF rRNA methyltransferase first C-terminal domain-containing protein, with protein MVNLPEDFINKYNRLLGEEADNFFKSFSKPVQKAYRINPLKDNTSVLDVPDQGQVPYGQWGHFGQVSGHTVAHVTGVVYSQEPSAQFVGEVVHPQPGERVLDLSAAPGGKTTHLASFMQQKGLLWSNEIFMNRAKVLSENVERFGIQNTIVTSHTPAELSAKLPQYFDKILLDAPCSGEGMFRKNETAIQQWHKDFPQELADLQRSILHEAVKMLRPGGQIIYSTCTFAPEEDEQMIAWLTSAYPTLTLNTIEKPAHAHLSDGRPEWADKQYTDGLTTESLTKDSTDLKKTARLWPHLLNGEGHFVAKLSQSKDITLSEAVVAPLNPKKLDRQQQQLVTSFFDDALVDFDLNQRVLTLFGERLYLAPKETPDISGMKILRLGLEIGTFKKKRFEPAHALALALHPEHVAQYFDMTPTQWVDFVHGDVIRTPTKLQKGWVLMIANGNGVGWGRYVEGQIKNFLPKGLRFSVK; from the coding sequence ATGGTTAACTTACCAGAAGATTTCATCAATAAATATAACCGTTTGTTAGGTGAAGAAGCAGATAATTTTTTCAAATCTTTTTCAAAACCAGTGCAAAAAGCTTATCGAATTAATCCTTTAAAAGACAATACATCAGTGCTTGATGTGCCAGATCAGGGACAGGTACCGTATGGCCAATGGGGCCATTTTGGACAAGTATCAGGGCATACTGTTGCACACGTAACGGGGGTTGTTTATTCTCAGGAGCCGTCTGCACAATTTGTTGGAGAGGTTGTGCATCCGCAACCAGGTGAACGTGTTCTAGATTTATCGGCCGCGCCAGGTGGAAAAACAACGCATCTTGCGTCTTTTATGCAACAAAAAGGTCTGCTATGGTCAAACGAAATTTTTATGAATCGTGCGAAGGTATTGAGTGAAAATGTTGAACGATTTGGCATTCAAAATACCATTGTAACATCACATACGCCTGCTGAGCTAAGTGCCAAGCTACCGCAATATTTTGATAAAATTTTGTTGGATGCACCTTGTTCTGGCGAAGGTATGTTTCGTAAAAACGAGACGGCGATACAGCAATGGCATAAGGATTTCCCACAAGAATTAGCAGACTTGCAACGTAGTATTCTGCATGAAGCTGTCAAAATGTTACGTCCAGGTGGCCAAATTATTTACTCAACTTGTACTTTCGCACCAGAAGAAGATGAGCAAATGATCGCATGGCTAACGTCAGCGTATCCAACATTGACACTGAATACAATTGAAAAACCAGCGCATGCTCATTTGAGTGATGGTCGGCCTGAGTGGGCAGATAAACAATATACGGATGGTCTGACAACAGAAAGTTTGACAAAAGATAGCACGGACCTTAAGAAAACAGCACGTTTGTGGCCCCATCTACTTAACGGAGAGGGACATTTCGTAGCTAAACTTAGCCAATCAAAAGATATTACGCTTAGTGAAGCAGTGGTTGCCCCGTTAAACCCAAAGAAGCTGGATCGTCAGCAACAGCAACTTGTAACCTCGTTTTTTGATGATGCATTAGTTGACTTTGATTTAAATCAGCGTGTTTTAACGTTGTTTGGAGAGCGTTTATATTTAGCACCTAAAGAAACACCTGATATTTCTGGGATGAAAATTTTGAGATTAGGTTTAGAGATAGGTACTTTCAAGAAAAAGCGTTTTGAACCAGCTCATGCGTTAGCGTTAGCTTTGCATCCAGAACATGTTGCGCAATATTTTGACATGACGCCGACACAATGGGTTGATTTTGTGCATGGTGATGTTATCCGGACACCAACCAAGTTACAAAAGGGTTGGGTACTGATGATAGCAAATGGTAATGGCGTCGGCTGGGGGCGTTATGTTGAGGGTCAAATCAAAAATTTTCTACCAAAAGGATTACGTTTTTCGGTAAAGTAA
- the rbsK gene encoding ribokinase: protein MTKNIVVLGSLNADNIMKMPRMPLVGETMALTDVTTAPGGKGANQAVAAARQGANVSFIGAVGNDSNGQFMRATLLTNGVNVDAVTTNGDVPTGSAYIMLQESGANTILIHGGANQALTIADIDESVIANADTLIAQFEVPLDVIIAAFKIAKANHVQTILNPAPAVYQLTSELMQVTDIILPNETEAQLLSGITVKNDEAVLNRVSNAILSKGVSRCIITLGAAGSFVADGDKRWWAKPNKVKALDTTGAGDTFIGTLARVIESDFSNLDEAVKQASIASAIAVTRAGAIPSIPTYDEVATF, encoded by the coding sequence ATGACAAAAAATATTGTCGTACTTGGCAGTTTAAATGCTGATAATATTATGAAAATGCCGCGTATGCCATTGGTAGGTGAAACAATGGCATTAACTGATGTGACAACTGCGCCTGGTGGAAAAGGGGCTAATCAAGCGGTGGCTGCCGCACGTCAGGGTGCAAATGTTTCATTTATTGGTGCTGTTGGAAATGATAGTAATGGTCAATTTATGCGTGCCACTTTGTTGACAAATGGTGTCAATGTTGACGCTGTGACTACTAATGGTGATGTACCGACGGGATCAGCATATATCATGCTACAAGAAAGTGGTGCTAACACGATTTTAATTCATGGAGGTGCCAATCAGGCACTGACTATAGCAGACATTGATGAATCAGTGATAGCAAATGCGGACACATTGATTGCACAATTCGAGGTGCCATTAGACGTTATTATAGCGGCTTTTAAAATTGCCAAAGCTAATCATGTGCAAACAATTTTAAATCCTGCACCAGCTGTTTACCAATTAACATCCGAATTAATGCAAGTTACAGATATTATTTTGCCAAATGAAACTGAGGCACAGCTACTGTCTGGTATAACAGTAAAAAATGATGAAGCGGTTTTGAATCGTGTGAGCAACGCTATTTTGTCAAAAGGTGTATCGCGTTGCATTATTACCTTGGGCGCTGCAGGTTCATTTGTGGCTGACGGTGATAAACGTTGGTGGGCAAAACCTAATAAAGTCAAGGCACTTGATACGACAGGTGCAGGAGACACTTTTATTGGTACTTTAGCACGTGTCATTGAATCTGATTTTAGTAATTTAGATGAGGCTGTAAAGCAAGCTAGCATTGCTAGTGCTATTGCCGTGACTCGGGCAGGTGCGATTCCATCGATTCCCACATATGATGAGGTAGCCACATTCTAA
- a CDS encoding phosphate-starvation-inducible protein PsiE, with product MRHEWHQKVANYFEYILNVFMISIGFVIFGFLLREIYNLAYLLLTIDDLRAHFNEITEATLAVFLFFEFMSLVREYFIKDAHISMESFLYIGVTALIRAILVYHDQTYKTLLLAISIFLLVIALTIYRFFREKTKNIEKATR from the coding sequence ATGAGGCATGAATGGCATCAAAAAGTTGCAAATTATTTTGAATACATCTTAAATGTCTTTATGATTAGTATTGGTTTTGTTATTTTTGGTTTTTTATTACGAGAAATTTATAACTTAGCCTACCTGTTATTAACTATTGATGATTTGCGTGCGCATTTTAATGAAATTACAGAAGCAACACTAGCCGTATTTTTGTTCTTTGAGTTTATGAGCCTTGTGCGCGAATATTTTATTAAAGATGCTCATATTAGTATGGAAAGTTTTTTGTATATTGGTGTGACAGCGTTAATCCGTGCGATTTTGGTTTACCATGATCAAACATATAAAACTTTGTTGTTGGCCATCTCAATTTTTTTATTGGTTATTGCACTAACTATTTATCGTTTTTTTCGAGAAAAAACAAAAAATATTGAAAAAGCAACACGATGA